CCCGTTTTTAAGTAAAGGATACAAAGGCGTAATGATGCTCGTCGGATAGCACCCGGGAGATGCAATCAGAGGCGCACTCTGCCAACCGTCGGGCGTCACCTCCGGGATCACATAAGCTGCTTTTTCCAACAACTCGGGTTCCGGATGCGGTTTGCCGTAGTACTCCTCATAAAGCTTTGGACACCCCAGCCGGAAGTCTGCACTCAGGTCGATCACCTTTTTGCCAGCCGCGACGAGAGTCACTGCATACTCGGCAGCAACACCGTGCGGAAGGGCCAGAAAAATAACGTCCAGAGACGCATCGGCGGTCAGTGCCTCCGCATCGGAAGCGGTAAAGCAAAGATCAGCCGGGACTAGACCACGAAACTGCGGCATCTGCTCGATGAGTGGCTTTCCGGCCAGACTCCGCGAAGTCACCGCTGCCAAGTCAACCTGAGGGTGTCCCGCCAGCAACCGGATCAACTCCTCACCGGAGTAGCCGGATGCACCTACGATTGCCGCTTTTAGTTTCATGGAAAATTAAGTTAGGATAATTGTTAAACAGAAAGAACGGAAAGCTTGTCAGAAGAATACTCTTAAAGGGCCAGTTTCCCGCTCTTTCCGATCTTCCTATTTGGATCTGTGCTTTTATAGAAGAAGTGATTGAAATATGAAAAATAACAGTTTTTTCGGTTACGTTCTTGTGTCGGGAAACAAAAAGGCCCCCTAGGTCGTAGACAACCGGTAGAGGGCCTCAAAAAGCTGTAGAGCCTCGTTGGTTGTTTAACGCTTAGAGAACTGGAAGCGCTTACGTGCACCAGGTTGACCGGACTTCTTACGTTCCTTCATACGAGGATCGCGAGTCATCAGGCCAGCCTTCTTGAGGGCTGGACGAAGCTCTGGGTCACTCTTCTGAAGAGCACGCGCGAGACCAAGCGAAATGGCTCCTGCCTGACCAACCGGGCCACCGCCCATTACTTTAACAACGATATCAAACTGCCCCTGCTTTTCAGCAACAACAAGCGGGAGTGCCGCTTTCTTCGCCAAAAGCTCGGTGTAGCAATATTCTTCGAGGTCACGGCCATTGACGGTGAACTTACCTTCGCCAGCTGTGATGCGCACGCGGGCCGATGCTGTTTTGCGGCGGCCGACTGCGGTAAAAACGGTGGTATCTTCGCTCATAGGAAAAAATTAAACTTCGTATGGAATTGGGTTCTGGGCTTCGTGCGGATGCTCGGCCTCAGCATAGATTTTCAACTTGCTCATCATCTGGCGACCAAGCTTATTGCGAGGCATCATGCCTTTAACAGCGTGCTCGATAATGAATGCAGGATTCTTTTCGCGGAAATGTGCTGCTGAACGATAACGCTCATTACCAACCCATCCGGTGTAAAACATGTACTGCTTGTTTTCGTTCTTCTTACCAGTCAACTTGACCTTCTTGGCATTAATAACGACCACATGATCACCTGCATCGATGTGCGGTGTATAAATAGGCTTGTGGCGCCCGCGGAGGATGTTGGCGATTTTAACGGACATCCGGCCCAGCGTCTCGCCATCAGCGTCTATAATGTACCACTGCTTGGCTGCACCTTGCTTTGCTAAAGTTGTCTTCATTGCTTTCAGAGAAAAGGCGAGGACGCTACTTAGCTGAAACGCCATGTCAATGGCTTTTTCATAAAGAAGCGCAAAAACCTGACTATTTGCCATTTTTCATTCGTCATTTGGCACTTTTCATTCCGAAAATACCCCAACGACTGCTTCAATCGCGATATAACAGCACAATGCACGACAATTCCCACAGCCCTACTGAACCCGTTCTGGGGCGTCCATCCGTCATTGTCATGCTTCTGGCCGCGGTGATTACCGGTCTGGTCTTCGTTTTATTGCCCGTTGCGGGTGAATTAACCAAAGAACCTCCGGCAGACGTAACAGTCCGCAGTGTTGACCTAATCACCCTCCCCGAGCCACCAGAAGAAGTCGTTCCACCGGAGCCTAAAAAAACGGAGATTTTTGCCGCAGAACCAACTCCAGCATTTGAGAAAAAGGAAACATCGGTCGATTTGAAGCCCCTTGAGGTCGAGTCTAAAACTGCCGTGCCTTCAATTCCGTCAGCCGACTTTGCCCTGCCAGAATTCTCGTTGGCCCAAATGCCGTCAGCAATGCCCGAGGTCTTTTCGATTGAAGAAGTAGATCATCCGCCGGTACCAATTTCACGAATAGCCCCGCAATATCCCTGGGAACTTCGCCGCTCGAAAACTGAAGGTAAGGTTGTTATAGTAATGATCATCGACGCGAATGGAGCGGTTTCCAAAGTGGAGGTGGAATCTTCAACTCACAGTGGCTTTGAGCAGCCCAGTATCGAAGCTGTTCTTAAATGGCGATTTGAACCCGCACGAATGAATGGAAAATCCGTTTCCTGCATCAGGAAGATACAAATCCCGTTTCAACTACGATAGGAATAGAAAAAGCCCTGGATCCCCATGTGTAATCCAGGGCCTTTGAGCTATTTAGTAAATAAAGCTACTTCGTTACTGAACTCCGAGGAATCTGTTGAGGTTCAGACACAGACAATGCACTCAGCGCAGCAAACCCTTGAGGCGCTTGTACGGGAGAGGTAATTGTCGCCTCATTGGTATTGAAATCATAAATGAGTTTACCCATTTCGCTTCCATCAATATCACCGCTCTGCTGGAGTTGGGTATTTCTGTTAACGATGATTTGGTCTACCAACTGACCACCTGAGTTAACGAAATCAAAGCCAACTTGATTCATTGTGCCCCCTTGATAGGTCTCAAATTCGATCTGTAAATTTCCAGAAACAAGCGACCCATACCAAAATGCCCGCAGTCGGACTTCTATCGTATTTACACTCGGATTGTCCGCACGAAGCTTCTGGAGATCAAAAAGGACAGCTTCAACGCCATCATCCCGATTATCACCACCATGAGCTAAATAGGGTTCGGAGGCCGCTGCTCCAGAATTGGGCACCGTCGAGCCACGAGCCCATCCAACATCGATAATAGCTGGATTGTCGTAAAAAGACGGATCCAAGGCTGGTTGAATAATAGCAGTCCTCGTATCCAAATCGTCACCTCCTGCTGCCGTCCAACGATAGCGTATAATCGCAAAATCAAACTCGTCCAAGACCACAGGCAACTCCCAGCTGAAGAGGTACTTCATCTGGCCAATACTCGCGGCTGTGTTGTCATTATCGCTTGCGCCGGGAACATTCCAAGCTGCAAGCAATGCACTCGGCTTGGTGTTGTTATCACCAGCTGTTAGGGGCTCATCGTTACCAGACGCAACCAGTTCAGCGAATACCAAACTGGCAATGTATTTTACCTGACCAATACTCATGGCAGTCGTATCATCCAAATCAGGATGTGCCGCAGTCCAGCTTGAGAGCAAAGTCGTTAGCTCTACCCCTGCCCCACCCGACAGCTTTTCATTGAGCTCATCAATTGCCTTAGCGGTAACATGTTTCAGTTGTCCCTGGCTTAGCATTGCGGAGTCTTCCTCCACGGCACCAGCATCAATAACTCCACGAGCATTCCACCAGTCCGGTGTCGCCTGAAGCATGACTGCCGAAAGAAATACAAAAGCAGCCAGCACCCCCGATCTGATAGAGGGTAGATGAAAAATAATTATTTTCATTGGTAAATCCAGTTAATGTTCCAGTCAGCCAGCAGCTTACGGTGCCGGTGTGAACATTGGGATATCTCCCTGGGCTTCAGCGATAACAACCCGCCCCTTCAGCAAGGTATGTCCATCGACCACCAATGCATTACCTGCCGAAGATTCGTCTTCGGGAGTAAGGAGATCGGGGTCCGCCGGTATGGTTGTCGGATTTACTGAATCCCAGTACCGATTGGTCAAGGTGCTTTGCCCGTTTTTTTGGACAGCAAGAGCATTGGACGGATTCGTTCCATCTATTCCATTCCCAACGATCAGCAGATCATCACTATCAATCCATTGAGTACTGTTTCCCTGAGCAATATTATTAAGTCCGATGACAAATTGATGAGAGCCTTGAGCTTGTAAGTTTTCTCCAAAAGCAGAAGTATGATCTCCAGAAGCATTTATCGAAAGACCAGATACAAAAGTATCATTACCACTAGCAGTTATGCCAGCACCAAAGACAAATGAGCGGTAGCCGGTAGCCCCTGAATATTGACCGAATATAAAGGAATGATCAGCTCCTGGGGCTGTACTCACACTCTGGCCAAAAGCTAAGGAATGATCGCTGTTAGCAGTTGATGACCCAAACGCGGCAGAATTAATGCCAATCGCCGAAGAGTTCCCAACAGAAAGTCGACCGGAAATATCCGTATCGCCATTTTTCTTTACCACGAAAGCGTTGGATCGATTAGTACTATCAACGCCATTCCCAATGATCAGCAGGTCATCACTATCAATCCATTGAGTATTGTCTCCCTGAGCGATATTATTACGTCCGATAACAAACTGATGAGAGCCTTGAGCTTGTAAGTTTTCTCCAAAAGCAGAGGTATGATCTCCAGAAGCATTTATTGAAAGACCAGATACA
The Rubellicoccus peritrichatus DNA segment above includes these coding regions:
- the rpsI gene encoding 30S ribosomal protein S9; translation: MSEDTTVFTAVGRRKTASARVRITAGEGKFTVNGRDLEEYCYTELLAKKAALPLVVAEKQGQFDIVVKVMGGGPVGQAGAISLGLARALQKSDPELRPALKKAGLMTRDPRMKERKKSGQPGARKRFQFSKR
- a CDS encoding TonB family protein, which produces MHDNSHSPTEPVLGRPSVIVMLLAAVITGLVFVLLPVAGELTKEPPADVTVRSVDLITLPEPPEEVVPPEPKKTEIFAAEPTPAFEKKETSVDLKPLEVESKTAVPSIPSADFALPEFSLAQMPSAMPEVFSIEEVDHPPVPISRIAPQYPWELRRSKTEGKVVIVMIIDANGAVSKVEVESSTHSGFEQPSIEAVLKWRFEPARMNGKSVSCIRKIQIPFQLR
- the rplM gene encoding 50S ribosomal protein L13; the protein is MKTTLAKQGAAKQWYIIDADGETLGRMSVKIANILRGRHKPIYTPHIDAGDHVVVINAKKVKLTGKKNENKQYMFYTGWVGNERYRSAAHFREKNPAFIIEHAVKGMMPRNKLGRQMMSKLKIYAEAEHPHEAQNPIPYEV